Within the Saccharopolyspora gloriosae genome, the region AGCGGCCGCCCCATCGCTCACCTTCCCGGTTCTGGATCTCCCGAAATCTGGGTCTTCCGGTTCGCGCATTCCACCTGGTGTTGCGCGTCGCTGGAATTGGATCCAATATACAGTGGGCAAGCGTCAGGTCAACAAGGTTCGCGCCTCTCGAACGAGTGATCGCGCGGGCCGCGACACCGAACCATCCGCGACGACCGACCGGCGGGAGCCGATGCCAGCAGACCCGAACCCTCGACCCGACGGCGACCTCGCGGCGGCGCTACGGCCCGATTTGCGCTGGCACGAAACGGAACGACCGTCGACCACGCAGGCGTTCGTGCTGGAGGCGCTGCGCCGGGCGATCACGACCGGTTCGCTGGCGCCGGGCGAACCGATCCGCCAGGACGCGGTCGCCGCGGAGCTGGGCGTGAGCCGTGTTCCGCTGCGGGAGGCGCTCAAGACGCTGGCGGCCGAGGGCCAGGTGATCTACCGCCCGCATCGCGGTTATGCGGTGGCGGAGCTGTCGCTGGACGATCTGCTGGAGGTGTACCGCCTGCGCGGCTTGCTGGAGTCGGATGCCGTCGCCGTCGCGGCAGGCCGGTTCACCGACGCCGACCTGACCGTGATCGGCGAGGCCGCACGGGACGTCGAGCGCGCTGCGGAGGCGGCCGACCTGGTAGGGATGATCACGGCGAACCGCCGCTTCCACTTCGCCCTGCTGGAACCGTGCGCGATGCCGCGCATGCTGCGCATGGTCCGCACCCTCTGGGACGCCACCGACGCCTACCGCGCCGTCTACTACAACACCGCCACCAACCGCGACCGAGTCCGCGCCGAACACGACGCGATCCTCCAAGCCGCCACCGAATCCCACGCCGACCGCCTGGTCACCCTCCTCCACGACCACCGCCTCCACGCCATCGCCGCGCTCCGCCGAACAATCGGCGAACCCACCTGACCACGCCCCGCTCACCCCCACCAAGGCAGCACGATCAGCACCAACTCCGCCCAGCCACCAGCGAACCCGCACGGTTCGGCGACGAAGCCCGCAAAGGACAGCGAGACCACCCCGCCTCCCAGCGATAGCCATCCCTTACGACCGAAGGCCGCGCCGTTGGCGGCGAAGCCCGCGAAGGGCGGGCGAAGCCACGCCTGCCTTGCGGCCGAAGGCCGTGCCTGTATGTGCGAAGCACATAGCCCACGTCAAGAAAACGACCACCGGCGGGTTCTCAGTGAGCCTCTCGCGAGGACAGCTTTTTCCCTCGTGGCGGAGCCACTAGGGAAAAAGATCCCGCAGCGAGAGGCTCACTGAGGTTCCGCTACCCGGACACCCAAGCAAAACGACCTCAGGCGGAGTAGTCGTAAAACCCCTTGCCGGACTTCTTGCCGTACAAGCCCGCATCGACCATCCGCTCAAGCAGAGGCGGAGCAGCGTAAAGCGGTTCCTTGTACTCGCCGTACATCGAGTCGCCGATGGCCTTGAGGGTGTCCAGGCCGACCATGTCGGACAGCGTCAGCGGCCCCATCGGGTGGGCGCAGCCGAGCACCATGCCGTTGTCGATGTCCTCCGCGGTGGCGATGCCGCTTTCGTACATCCGGATCGCGGAGAACAGGTACGGCACGAGCAGCGCGTTGACGACGAACCCGGAGCGGTCCTTGGCGCGGATGCTCTGCTTGCCGAGCCCGTCGGCGGCGAAGGTCTCGATCCGCTGCACGGTCTGCTCGGAGGTGACCAGCGAGGGCACGAGCTCGACGAGCTTGAGCACCGGCACGGGGTTGAAGAAGTGCACGCCGATCACTTGTGCGGGCCGCTCGGTGGCGCCGGCGAGTTTCGCGATCGGGATGGAGGAGGTGTTGGACGCGAGGATCGCGTCCGGGTCGGTGACCACCCGGTCGAGCTCGGCGAAGACACCGGTTTTGAGCTGTTCGTTCTCGGCGATGGCTTCGATGACCAGTTGCCGGTCCGCGAGGTCCGCCAGCGAGGTGGTGAACCGCAGGCGGCCCAGGGTCGCGTCCCGCTCGGCTTCGTCGAGCTTGCCGCGACTCACCGCGCGGTCGAGCGATTTCGTGATCCGCGCCCGGCCTGCTTCGGCGGCGTCTTCGCTGACTTCCGAGACGATGACGTCCAGGCCGCTGCGGGCGCTGACTTCAGCGATGCCCGCACCCATGAGCCCGGAGCCCACCACGCCTACGCGTTCGATTTCCGTCACCACACCGATCCTTCCGTCCACGACTTCGTCGTCGAGTCGCTGTCGGCGCGATGATGTCAAAGCGAACGATTACCAACGGGTACAGAGTGCTGTAAGACACGGCACGGGCACCGGCGGCCACCAGGAGCGGCGCGGGTTCGGACGGGCTCGAAGAAGTCGGGCCGCACGTTCCCGGCCCGACTTCCCGACTCCCCAAAGCCCCCGACTTCAAGCCCCCCGGCTCGTACCCTGACCCCCTGAGCGTCGTCATCGTATATCAATGAGGTTGAACAGATCCACATGTTTCGATCATCTATGTGGATGAACCCGTTCACGACA harbors:
- a CDS encoding GntR family transcriptional regulator; amino-acid sequence: MPADPNPRPDGDLAAALRPDLRWHETERPSTTQAFVLEALRRAITTGSLAPGEPIRQDAVAAELGVSRVPLREALKTLAAEGQVIYRPHRGYAVAELSLDDLLEVYRLRGLLESDAVAVAAGRFTDADLTVIGEAARDVERAAEAADLVGMITANRRFHFALLEPCAMPRMLRMVRTLWDATDAYRAVYYNTATNRDRVRAEHDAILQAATESHADRLVTLLHDHRLHAIAALRRTIGEPT
- a CDS encoding 3-hydroxybutyryl-CoA dehydrogenase; this translates as MTEIERVGVVGSGLMGAGIAEVSARSGLDVIVSEVSEDAAEAGRARITKSLDRAVSRGKLDEAERDATLGRLRFTTSLADLADRQLVIEAIAENEQLKTGVFAELDRVVTDPDAILASNTSSIPIAKLAGATERPAQVIGVHFFNPVPVLKLVELVPSLVTSEQTVQRIETFAADGLGKQSIRAKDRSGFVVNALLVPYLFSAIRMYESGIATAEDIDNGMVLGCAHPMGPLTLSDMVGLDTLKAIGDSMYGEYKEPLYAAPPLLERMVDAGLYGKKSGKGFYDYSA